In Chanodichthys erythropterus isolate Z2021 chromosome 9, ASM2448905v1, whole genome shotgun sequence, a genomic segment contains:
- the ccdc22 gene encoding coiled-coil domain-containing protein 22 isoform X1 yields the protein MEEVDRILIHSLRQAGTDIDEDVQSVKQFTSELIVEAVVRCLRVIDPALGNGLSHSLPPGMSARFRLGMSLAQACQDVGFKGEIGYQTFLYSNEPEIRSLFMFLVEKLPRESSEASDQPAGKSALLQRAIAAQIKAQLSVPWLPPSCRLPIHRKTQSSGPCHSFRAQPLSLPYSVKVSSRKQPKEMQEYWRNYLLPVTSQPSQHASVPASLLENHISELSAAQEWENEWNSQGLLSRLTPEEYRSRKKARLQKRIEEQLRTAAQPRPDTHGATRSTSDLAELLLSFGGASTGGDVLTKGTRFTHTEKFTFTQEPEKAAQQMAAAASALPSSHQSEEDLKAQQEAELSALQQQLQQLSVQMEEVGGDIKQLTVSIQQVSDELQQSEVSNAEKENSVKMKRQTIDLLPDAENNLLKLQSLVEASSKRVIHLASQWEKHRVPLIDEHRRLKELCSNRESESSRKLSEIKDLHDKIRQSAEEAKKKESLYKQLLTEYETLSKDVSRSAYTMRILEIVGNIKKQKEEITKILSDTKDLQKEINSLTGKLDRTFAVTDELVFKDAKKDESVRKSYKYLAALHENCTQLIQTIEDTGTIMREIRDLEEQIETENGKRTVSNLEKILEDYKAIRQENSALAAKIREG from the exons ATGGAAGAAGTCGATAGGATTTTAATTCACTCTCTAAGACAAGCGGGCAC AGACATTGATGAGGATGTTCAGAGTGTGAAACAGTTCACCAGTGAGCTGATCGTGGAGGCGGTGGTGAGATGCCTGCGCGTGATCGACCCTGCGCTGGGCAATGGATTGTCCCACTCGCTCCCCCCTGGCATGTCTGCCCGCTTTAGACTGGGCATGAGCCTGGCTCAGGCCTGTCAG GATGTGGGCTTTAAAGGGGAAATTGGCTACCAGACATTTCTCTACAGCAATGAACCAGAGATTCGCTCTCTGTTCATGTTTCTGGTTGAGAAACTGCCCAGAGAGAGTTCAGAGGCCTCTGACCAGCCTGCAG GGAAGTCTGCATTGTTGCAAAGAGCAATTGCTGCTCAAATTAAAGCGCAGTTGTCAGTGCCTTGGCTCCCTCCGTCCTGTAGACTCCCCATTCATCGAAAAACGCAG AGTTCCGGCCCGTGTCACAGTTTCCGCGCCCAGCCGCTGAGCCTTCCATATTCAGTGAAGGTCTCTTCCAGGAAACAGCCAAAAG AGATGCAAGAATACTGGAGGAATTATTTGCTGCCTGTCACCTCCCAGCCTTCCCAGCATGCCTCAGTGCCAGCGTCCCTCCTGGAGAACCACATCTCTGAACTTAGTGCCGCACAGGAGTGGGAGAATGAATGGAACAGCCAAGGCCTCCTGTCGAGACTTACACCTGAG GAGTACCGATCCAGGAAAAAAGCTCGACTGCAGAAGCGGATTGAAGAGCAGCTAAGAACGGCAGCTCAGCCTCGACCTGACACACACGGAGCCACTCGCTCGACTTCTGACCTTGCCGAGTTGCTGCTGTCATTCGGTGGTGCTTCCACTGGGGGAGATGTGCTGACCAAAGGCACACGCTTCACCCATACAGAGAAATTCACCTTTACACAG gaACCTGAGAAAGCAGCCCAGCAGATGGCAGCAGCAGCAAGTGCACTTCCCAGCTCTCACCAATCAGAGGAGGACCTAAAGGCCCAGCAGGAAGCAGAACTTTCTGCTCTGCAGCAACAGTTGCAGCAGTTGTCAGTCCAAATGGAAGAAGTGGGCGGAGACATTAAGCAGCTCACTGTGTCCATCCAGCAG GTGTCCGATGAGTTGCAACAGAGTGAAGTGAGTAATGCCGAGAAGGAGAATTCAGTCAAAATGAAGAGACAGACCATTGACCTACTGCCTGACGCTGAAAACAACCTGCTCAAGTTACAG AGTCTGGTAGAGGCCAGCTCTAAACGAGTGATTCATTTGGCCTCTCAGTGGGAGAAACACAGAGTCCCGTTGATTGACGAGCACCGCAGGCTAAAAGAGCTGTGCAGCAACAGAGAG TCTGAGTCCTCCAGGAAACTGTCAGAGATCAAAGACCTGCATGACAAAATCAGGCAGTCTGCTGAGGAggccaaaaagaaagaaagtctctACAAGCAGCTG CTAACAGAATATGAAACCCTGTCTAAAGATGTGTCACGCTCAGCCTATACCATGAGGATCTTGGAGATTGTAGGCAACATAAAGAAACAGAAGGAGGAAATCACTAAG ATTTTGTCGGACACAAAGGACTTGCAGAAAGAGATTAACAGCCTTACTGGAAAACTGGACCGAACATTTGCCGTCACAGATGAACTGGTGTTTAAG GATGCCAAGAAAGATGAATCTGTCCGCAAATCTTACAAGTACTTGGCTGCCTTACATGAG AACTGCACTCAGTTAATTCAGACCATTGAGGACACGGGAACCATCATGAGAGAAATCCGAGACCTTGAGGAGCAG ATTGAGACCGAAAATGGAAAAAGAACAGTTAGCAATCTAGAGAAGATTCTTGAAGACTACAAGGCCATTCGTCAGGAAAACTCTGCCCTTGCTGCAAAGATCCGGGAAGGTTGA
- the ccdc22 gene encoding coiled-coil domain-containing protein 22 isoform X2, with protein MFLVEKLPRESSEASDQPAGKSALLQRAIAAQIKAQLSVPWLPPSCRLPIHRKTQSSGPCHSFRAQPLSLPYSVKVSSRKQPKEMQEYWRNYLLPVTSQPSQHASVPASLLENHISELSAAQEWENEWNSQGLLSRLTPEEYRSRKKARLQKRIEEQLRTAAQPRPDTHGATRSTSDLAELLLSFGGASTGGDVLTKGTRFTHTEKFTFTQEPEKAAQQMAAAASALPSSHQSEEDLKAQQEAELSALQQQLQQLSVQMEEVGGDIKQLTVSIQQVSDELQQSEVSNAEKENSVKMKRQTIDLLPDAENNLLKLQSLVEASSKRVIHLASQWEKHRVPLIDEHRRLKELCSNRESESSRKLSEIKDLHDKIRQSAEEAKKKESLYKQLLTEYETLSKDVSRSAYTMRILEIVGNIKKQKEEITKILSDTKDLQKEINSLTGKLDRTFAVTDELVFKDAKKDESVRKSYKYLAALHENCTQLIQTIEDTGTIMREIRDLEEQIETENGKRTVSNLEKILEDYKAIRQENSALAAKIREG; from the exons ATGTTTCTGGTTGAGAAACTGCCCAGAGAGAGTTCAGAGGCCTCTGACCAGCCTGCAG GGAAGTCTGCATTGTTGCAAAGAGCAATTGCTGCTCAAATTAAAGCGCAGTTGTCAGTGCCTTGGCTCCCTCCGTCCTGTAGACTCCCCATTCATCGAAAAACGCAG AGTTCCGGCCCGTGTCACAGTTTCCGCGCCCAGCCGCTGAGCCTTCCATATTCAGTGAAGGTCTCTTCCAGGAAACAGCCAAAAG AGATGCAAGAATACTGGAGGAATTATTTGCTGCCTGTCACCTCCCAGCCTTCCCAGCATGCCTCAGTGCCAGCGTCCCTCCTGGAGAACCACATCTCTGAACTTAGTGCCGCACAGGAGTGGGAGAATGAATGGAACAGCCAAGGCCTCCTGTCGAGACTTACACCTGAG GAGTACCGATCCAGGAAAAAAGCTCGACTGCAGAAGCGGATTGAAGAGCAGCTAAGAACGGCAGCTCAGCCTCGACCTGACACACACGGAGCCACTCGCTCGACTTCTGACCTTGCCGAGTTGCTGCTGTCATTCGGTGGTGCTTCCACTGGGGGAGATGTGCTGACCAAAGGCACACGCTTCACCCATACAGAGAAATTCACCTTTACACAG gaACCTGAGAAAGCAGCCCAGCAGATGGCAGCAGCAGCAAGTGCACTTCCCAGCTCTCACCAATCAGAGGAGGACCTAAAGGCCCAGCAGGAAGCAGAACTTTCTGCTCTGCAGCAACAGTTGCAGCAGTTGTCAGTCCAAATGGAAGAAGTGGGCGGAGACATTAAGCAGCTCACTGTGTCCATCCAGCAG GTGTCCGATGAGTTGCAACAGAGTGAAGTGAGTAATGCCGAGAAGGAGAATTCAGTCAAAATGAAGAGACAGACCATTGACCTACTGCCTGACGCTGAAAACAACCTGCTCAAGTTACAG AGTCTGGTAGAGGCCAGCTCTAAACGAGTGATTCATTTGGCCTCTCAGTGGGAGAAACACAGAGTCCCGTTGATTGACGAGCACCGCAGGCTAAAAGAGCTGTGCAGCAACAGAGAG TCTGAGTCCTCCAGGAAACTGTCAGAGATCAAAGACCTGCATGACAAAATCAGGCAGTCTGCTGAGGAggccaaaaagaaagaaagtctctACAAGCAGCTG CTAACAGAATATGAAACCCTGTCTAAAGATGTGTCACGCTCAGCCTATACCATGAGGATCTTGGAGATTGTAGGCAACATAAAGAAACAGAAGGAGGAAATCACTAAG ATTTTGTCGGACACAAAGGACTTGCAGAAAGAGATTAACAGCCTTACTGGAAAACTGGACCGAACATTTGCCGTCACAGATGAACTGGTGTTTAAG GATGCCAAGAAAGATGAATCTGTCCGCAAATCTTACAAGTACTTGGCTGCCTTACATGAG AACTGCACTCAGTTAATTCAGACCATTGAGGACACGGGAACCATCATGAGAGAAATCCGAGACCTTGAGGAGCAG ATTGAGACCGAAAATGGAAAAAGAACAGTTAGCAATCTAGAGAAGATTCTTGAAGACTACAAGGCCATTCGTCAGGAAAACTCTGCCCTTGCTGCAAAGATCCGGGAAGGTTGA